Proteins found in one Alicyclobacillus cycloheptanicus genomic segment:
- a CDS encoding TrkH family potassium uptake protein — MSGGYRLKPAQRIAGGYAVVAVVGGLLLMLPICHRVPVSFTDAVFTSASAGFVTGLSTVTTATTWTPVGDVVIAALMQVGGWGITLVTTLVYLALGRKISIGERRFMAEDKNSGVRGIVRLIKSILYFSVSIEGAAVLIFSLYFHFHYHYLWSRALGISAFHAISAFNNAGFDLWGNNLEGFTRDPLVLILTSFLIILGGLGFVVLVELYSWPKHRSLSLHARIVLKMTAILLAAGTLLTLLFEANHSMAQLSWPYKILNAWFSSVTTRTAGFDSVPIGNMRDVTWFIYIVLMFIGASPGSTGGGIKTTTFYLMLKTTMATIRGRADIIARERTIPWDLATKSMVIFMLSMAVIFVGTLVNAVVEPHIAFMRLLFEEVSAFGTVGLTTGITGIIGGPMKWVLICTMYIGRIGILTFLVSLASQKHTHAKYLPERILIG; from the coding sequence TTGAGCGGTGGTTATCGTCTAAAGCCTGCGCAACGGATTGCGGGTGGATACGCGGTCGTCGCGGTGGTGGGTGGATTGTTGTTGATGCTGCCCATTTGCCACCGGGTTCCCGTCAGCTTCACAGATGCCGTCTTCACCTCGGCCAGCGCAGGGTTCGTCACGGGGCTGTCGACCGTGACGACGGCGACGACATGGACGCCGGTTGGCGATGTGGTGATTGCCGCGTTAATGCAGGTCGGCGGCTGGGGCATCACATTGGTGACGACCTTGGTATATCTGGCGCTGGGGCGCAAGATTTCCATCGGCGAGCGCCGTTTCATGGCAGAAGATAAGAACAGCGGGGTCCGCGGGATTGTTCGGTTGATTAAAAGCATCCTGTACTTCAGTGTGAGCATTGAAGGGGCCGCGGTTTTGATTTTCTCGCTGTATTTTCACTTTCATTATCATTATCTGTGGTCACGGGCACTCGGGATTTCAGCGTTTCATGCCATTTCTGCGTTTAACAACGCCGGGTTCGATTTGTGGGGGAACAACCTGGAGGGGTTTACGAGAGATCCACTCGTCCTGATTCTGACCAGCTTTTTGATTATCCTCGGCGGGCTCGGCTTTGTGGTCTTGGTGGAGTTGTACTCCTGGCCGAAGCACCGTTCGCTGTCCCTGCACGCGCGAATCGTTCTGAAGATGACCGCCATTCTCCTGGCGGCGGGTACGCTGCTGACCCTCTTGTTTGAGGCCAATCACTCGATGGCTCAGTTGTCGTGGCCGTATAAAATTCTGAACGCATGGTTTTCATCCGTAACGACACGCACAGCTGGTTTCGACTCCGTGCCCATCGGGAACATGCGGGACGTAACCTGGTTCATTTATATCGTGCTGATGTTCATCGGTGCCTCGCCCGGGTCGACGGGCGGCGGCATCAAGACCACGACGTTTTATCTGATGTTGAAAACCACCATGGCGACCATTCGCGGCCGCGCCGACATCATCGCTCGGGAGCGAACCATTCCATGGGACCTCGCGACGAAGTCGATGGTCATTTTTATGTTGTCCATGGCCGTCATCTTTGTCGGCACGCTGGTGAACGCGGTTGTCGAGCCGCACATTGCGTTCATGCGGCTGTTGTTTGAGGAAGTTTCCGCGTTTGGTACTGTCGGGCTCACCACCGGCATCACCGGAATCATCGGGGGGCCGATGAAGTGGGTGCTGATTTGTACCATGTATATTGGGCGCATCGGGATTTTGACCTTCCTGGTCAGTCTCGCTTCTCAAAAACATACACACGCCAAGTATTTGCCGGAACGAATTCTAATTGGATGA
- a CDS encoding potassium channel family protein has translation MAKNAMAKRPKTIGIIGAGRFGTGAARELLRLGHEVIVVDCDAQALELLPDACHTAIGNAESSEFLAEVGFKNVDAVIVAIGDNESASNHATINCKDFGLYVVAKALNKTHGKILDRLGADRIIFPEYDSGVRLARLLTRTAILEMVELYEEIFMMEMQAGGPVVDHTLMELNLPQRFGVQVVLIRRGKKVKFPVAASDRILDEDVLVCIGTADALTELAKRMDR, from the coding sequence ATGGCGAAGAACGCAATGGCGAAGCGGCCAAAGACGATTGGCATTATTGGTGCAGGCAGGTTCGGGACGGGGGCAGCGCGCGAATTGCTGCGCCTTGGGCACGAAGTCATCGTCGTGGATTGTGATGCGCAGGCGCTGGAGTTGCTGCCGGATGCGTGCCATACGGCCATTGGGAATGCGGAGAGCAGCGAGTTCCTGGCGGAGGTTGGCTTCAAGAACGTGGATGCCGTCATCGTCGCCATTGGCGACAATGAGAGTGCTTCCAACCACGCAACCATCAATTGCAAGGACTTCGGGCTGTATGTGGTGGCGAAGGCGCTGAACAAGACGCACGGAAAGATTTTGGACCGGCTGGGCGCAGACCGCATCATCTTTCCGGAGTACGATTCCGGCGTTCGCCTGGCCCGGCTGCTGACGCGCACTGCCATCCTGGAAATGGTGGAACTGTACGAGGAGATTTTCATGATGGAAATGCAGGCGGGCGGCCCGGTCGTCGACCACACGCTGATGGAATTGAATCTGCCGCAGCGGTTTGGTGTGCAAGTGGTGCTCATTCGGAGAGGCAAAAAGGTCAAGTTTCCGGTGGCCGCGTCCGATCGCATCCTGGATGAGGATGTCCTGGTCTG